From Pseudodesulfovibrio nedwellii:
AGGGTGGGCTTGCCCGTTTCGAGCTGGCCTTCTTTGATGGCGGCGCGGATTTCGTCCTGATTGTGGCCGTCCACTTCCAGAACCTGCCAGCACATGCCTTCAAAGACCTTGCGGTGATCGGTACAATCAACTTGGCTACAGGGGCTTGCGAGCTGAATCTTGTTGGAATCATAGTAGATGATGAGTTTACCAAGACCCCACAGACCGGCCAGAGACGCGGCACCAAGAGCTACTGGTTCCTGAATGTCTCCGTCGCAGGACACAGCGTAGGTGTAATGGTCCATGACATCGCTACCAAGCTTGTCGCGCAGGTGCGCTTCGGCGGCGGCAAAGCCTACGGATACTGCGAAACCCTGACCCAGCGGACCGGATGTGGCTTCCACGCCCGGAGTCTCGTTCACTTCGGGATGGCCGGGAGTACGTGAACCGAGCTGGCGGAATTCCTTGAGGTCGTCAAGGCTGAGCAGGCCGTTCAGGTGCAGCAGGCTGTAAAGCAGCATGGACTCGTGTCCGGCGGCCATGATGAAGCGGTCCCGGTTGAACCATTTGGTGTCATCCGGGTTGGTGTTCAGGAACTCGGAGAACAGGATAGTGGCATAGTCTGAGGAGGACATTGCGCCGCCTGGATGGCCTGAATTGGCCTTGGCAACGCCGTCCATGATCAACCCTTTGACCACGGCGATGGTCTTGTCCGTCATCTGTGTCATCTTAATATACCCTTTCTAAAAGTTGTTATTGGGAAACTGTGTCGATGAGATCGATGCGCCGCTGGTGTCGATCACCACCGAACTCTGTTTCCAGAAAATCTTTGAGAATCCCCAGGGCCAACCCCTGGCCGGTGACGCGTTCTCCGAGACAGAGGACGCGTGCATCATTGTGCTCGCGGGCCATGCGAGCGAGAAATTCGTTGGTGCAGAGGGCTGCACGGACGCCCATACGATTGGCGGTCATGGTCATGCCCTGACCGGTTCCGCAGATGAGCACGCCGAGCTTTGTGTCGTCTGCCTTAACTTTTTTGCAGACTTTGGCCGCAAAGAGCGGATAGTCGCAGGAGTCCAGGCAGTCCGGTCCCTCATCCTCCACCGTATACCCCCATTCCTTGAGAGTCTTGATGAACAGGGCTTTGAGATTGAAGCCCCCGTGGTCGGAGCCGATGACGATGGTTTTGCTCACAGCATTTTCCCCTTTGCTGTTCGGTGACAAGGCAATAATGCCCGTCTGTTTTCGAACAGCCCTTAACCTTGATTGTTGTCGTGCAGGTCCTTCATGCGCTCTTCACGGTCGCCTGCTAATTCGCTCTTGAGGGTGGCAATTTCTTCTTTCAGAAAAGCGATCTGCTTGAGGCAGAGCTCCTTTTCGGCCTTTTTCCCTCTGGGCTCCTCGGCGATACGTCCGAGCATGCCATATTCCCGATCCAATTCTTTTTCAAGCCTTCTCACCTCAAAGCGGCTGAGCTGGGAACGGATCAACCATTTCATTTCAGCTACCCAGGTCTTGAGTCCAAGCAAAAAGATTTCCGTGACGGATTCATTTTGGGTATTCTTGTCCATTATTTATCCTCGTACACTACAGGGATTTCCCCGTTTTTTTGGTTATGATAGCCATTGTCCAGCCGAATGGGAGTAATTCCGTTCGGTAGAATCAGGTTCAGCGACTTGGCAGGCCATGCCGCAATCATAAGCTCACGGGACTTTATGTGCAAGACGCCCTTCTCTCCGTTGTCCAGAGCCAGGGTTATCTTGTCGGGGAGCGGAGCCACATCGGACGTGCTTTCTTCGAATCGGTTGATTTCGAGCAGCCATTTGTGGGCGTTTTCGTATGACTTGGTTGTTCTGCCTTCGACGCGAACAGGGCGGCCCACCACGTCCAGCGTGATGGAAGAGATCAGCCCGTTGTCAAAAGTGAAAATGTATCCACCCTGTGAAGAGGTTACTCGGTCTGCAGTGGTATATCGTTTAGGGGCCAGCCCGGAGAAATCACCGACCAGAACATTGCCCAGTTCGGATAGGGAAAATGGGAAGGGCATGCCCAGACGGGTTGCTCCCAACACCGGGCTTATATGGGTATAGGCTTCCTCATCCGAGGGATAGAAAACCAGTAGCCCGTTGTCGTCTTCACGGATGTGCGCCAGAAGTTTGCCGATGGATGCGGCTACGTCCAGACGCATGGCTCCGTCAAAATTGCCCCACATGGTCATGATGGTTCGGTTGGTGCGTTTGCGGGGTTTGATGCGGGTGTAATAGAGACTTGCCTTAACCTTCATGCCTGCGGCTTTGGGTGAAACGCAATAGTGCCGCCTGAAGGATTTCCAAGCGGCGTCTGGGGTGGACATGATTGTGCCGGGCGGGGTTTTCGGCGTGCAACCGAATGCCATGACCAGCAACAGGGCGACCGCTGATGTCGCCAAAGGCTTCAACAGGGTCTGACAAATCATAGGTTTTTCAGCTTCTTTTTGATTGCGTCAGTGTCGGAGTGTCCGAATTTGAGGGCGTAGTTATAGCCCTTGCGAGCTTCTTTGATCTTGCCTGCGGCAACAGCGATGTCGCCATAGTGCTCCCAAATGGTCGGGTCCGTGTCTGCGACATCGACGGCGTAACGGACATATTCCCACGCCTTGTCGATATTTCCTTTCTTGAAGTGGACCCAAGCGACGGAATCAAGGATGTACCCGTTTTCTGGGTCAAGGGCAGATGCCTTGGTGACCAGCACCAGAGCCCGGTCCAGTTCGCGGTTCTCTTCGGCCAGCGTATAGCCGACATAATTCAGGGCATTGGCGTGATCCGGGTGGGACCGAACCACGATTTCCATCAGGGCTAACCCTTCGACTCGTTTGCCCATGGCTTCATAAGTCATGGCCAGTTCATAGGTCAGTTCTGGGTCGTTTTTCAGTCGGGCAAGCCCTTGTTTCAGTGCGCGCTCGGACCTGGTCAGATCCCCGCTGTGTTTGTGCAGGGTTGATTCAAGGATGTAGAAAATGGGTGCGTCGGGATACAGTTCCTTGCCTTTGATCGCGATCTCAAGAGCTTGTTTTTCTTTGCCTTGAAGGCTGAAAATTTGGGCTTTGAATCGTAAAGCATGTGGGTAGAGTCGGTCAGTTTTTGCGACCTTATCGAGATATTCAAGCGCCTTGTCCGGGTCGTTCTCGCCTTCGTCAGCGATGACGGCCTTGTAGAAATAATATTCTGCTGGGGTCGTTCCGTCCGATGTCAGCATATCCAGAGCCGTGGACCCCTGAGCGAAGAAATCGTCATTGATGAACATGAGTACCGCGTCCAGAATGAAGCTTTTGGAGGGCGGACCGTCCAGCGTCAACTGTAACGCTTTGGCCGGATTGTTCAATTTGAGGTTGAGATTGATGAGCCGAAGCCGAGCCTCGGGGAAGGAGCCGTTTTGTTCCAGTATTGAGGTATAGATTTTTTCGGCGGAGACGTAATCTTTGGCCAGTTCGTATTGGAAGGCCAGTTCAACCAGAGCTTCCGTGAACTCTGGGTCCATGGCAACAGCCTTTTTCAGGCTGGCAATGGCTGATTTACGCATGCCGAGGTTCCCTTGGACGCGTCCCATGATGTAAATGGCATCGGCGCTGCGTTCTTTTTCGGGAATCTGTTTGAGAACATCGAGGGCCTGGGCATCTTTGCCTGCGTCCATGAGCATCTGGCCGAGCCGTTCACGGGCTTGAACGTCTTCAGGGCGTTTGGCTAGATATTCATTCATGACATTGATGGCGTCCTCCACACGGTTATCCGCAATGTAGGAGTTGGCCAGATAGATGGTCAGCATTTGATCATCCGGGAAGAGTGCCAGTCCTTCCTTGAGCGTTGCACGGGAGCGGCTTGTTCCTTCCGGGTGATTCCAGAACAGGCCCGCCTTTTCCAGATATAATTCAGGAGAAGGTTCCACGGTCAGAATACGGTCAAGGGCTTCAACTGCATTGATATGAAGTTGGTTGGCTTGTTCGTCGGTCAGCGTACTCCGTTTGCCTTGGGTCACATGTCGTTGCAGCTGCTGCATTTGATCCCGGTACAGGAGATAGTCGTAGTTCAGTTGCGCGGATTGGCTCAGTGGCCGGTCCGTTGCGGGCATTGTCGAAGTTCTCTTCTGGGCGCAACCGGTGAGGGCCAAAAATGCGAGAAGCATTAAGGCTGCCATCGTTGCGTGAAATTCAATCCGGTGCGTGTGTGTCATCCGTTTATCCCGGTTGGAGCGGTCAAAGCACGATTAATTCTGCTTGACTA
This genomic window contains:
- the rpiB gene encoding ribose 5-phosphate isomerase B, whose product is MSKTIVIGSDHGGFNLKALFIKTLKEWGYTVEDEGPDCLDSCDYPLFAAKVCKKVKADDTKLGVLICGTGQGMTMTANRMGVRAALCTNEFLARMAREHNDARVLCLGERVTGQGLALGILKDFLETEFGGDRHQRRIDLIDTVSQ
- a CDS encoding tetratricopeptide repeat protein, which gives rise to MAALMLLAFLALTGCAQKRTSTMPATDRPLSQSAQLNYDYLLYRDQMQQLQRHVTQGKRSTLTDEQANQLHINAVEALDRILTVEPSPELYLEKAGLFWNHPEGTSRSRATLKEGLALFPDDQMLTIYLANSYIADNRVEDAINVMNEYLAKRPEDVQARERLGQMLMDAGKDAQALDVLKQIPEKERSADAIYIMGRVQGNLGMRKSAIASLKKAVAMDPEFTEALVELAFQYELAKDYVSAEKIYTSILEQNGSFPEARLRLINLNLKLNNPAKALQLTLDGPPSKSFILDAVLMFINDDFFAQGSTALDMLTSDGTTPAEYYFYKAVIADEGENDPDKALEYLDKVAKTDRLYPHALRFKAQIFSLQGKEKQALEIAIKGKELYPDAPIFYILESTLHKHSGDLTRSERALKQGLARLKNDPELTYELAMTYEAMGKRVEGLALMEIVVRSHPDHANALNYVGYTLAEENRELDRALVLVTKASALDPENGYILDSVAWVHFKKGNIDKAWEYVRYAVDVADTDPTIWEHYGDIAVAAGKIKEARKGYNYALKFGHSDTDAIKKKLKNL